A single genomic interval of Microbacterium sp. LWO14-1.2 harbors:
- the hemW gene encoding radical SAM family heme chaperone HemW — protein sequence MAGPLPLGDPAPADGRLPADLPVDTAVPFSAYLHIPFCSVRCGYCDFNTYTSSELRGARQEDYASTLIGEIGLAHRVLSDADALRPMDTVFFGGGTPTLLPAGDLARMLGAATSAFGLADGAEVTVEANPDTVTPEVARTLAEAGVTRLSVGMQSAVPHVLAALDRTHRPENVRTAVAAAKDAGLAVSVDLIYGAPGESLGDWEASLDAALELESDHISAYALIIEDGTKLARQIRRGEVPMPDDDLQADMYELADRRLAEAGFDWYEVSNWARTPEQRSRHNLAYWRGSDWWGFGPGAHSHVAGLRWWNVKHPAAYAQRLAASESPAAGTERPDEKSRMLERVLLLSRIREGIAVDELHADKRARVAGLIADGLVDPVAAVRGRVQLTLRGRLLADAVVRELTD from the coding sequence ATGGCCGGCCCCCTTCCCCTCGGAGATCCCGCCCCCGCTGACGGACGCCTTCCGGCCGACCTGCCTGTCGACACGGCCGTGCCCTTCTCGGCGTACCTCCACATCCCGTTCTGCAGTGTGCGTTGCGGCTACTGCGACTTCAACACCTACACCTCGAGCGAGCTGCGCGGTGCCAGGCAGGAGGACTACGCCTCGACGCTGATCGGCGAGATCGGGCTCGCGCACCGCGTGCTGTCGGACGCCGACGCGCTGCGGCCGATGGACACGGTCTTCTTCGGCGGCGGCACGCCCACCCTGCTCCCCGCCGGAGACCTGGCGCGGATGCTCGGAGCAGCGACCTCCGCCTTCGGACTCGCCGACGGTGCCGAGGTGACCGTCGAGGCGAATCCCGACACCGTCACCCCCGAGGTCGCCCGCACGCTCGCGGAGGCCGGGGTGACGAGGCTCTCGGTCGGGATGCAGTCGGCCGTGCCGCACGTGCTCGCCGCTCTCGACCGCACCCACCGACCCGAGAACGTGCGCACCGCGGTGGCGGCGGCCAAGGACGCCGGGCTCGCTGTGAGCGTCGATCTGATCTACGGCGCCCCGGGGGAGTCGCTCGGCGACTGGGAGGCCTCTCTCGATGCCGCGCTCGAACTCGAGTCCGACCACATCTCGGCCTACGCACTGATCATCGAGGACGGCACGAAGCTCGCGCGGCAGATCCGTCGCGGCGAGGTCCCGATGCCCGACGACGACCTGCAGGCCGACATGTACGAGCTCGCCGATCGGCGCCTCGCCGAGGCCGGCTTCGACTGGTACGAGGTGAGCAACTGGGCGCGGACCCCCGAGCAGCGCTCCCGGCACAACCTCGCCTACTGGCGGGGGAGTGACTGGTGGGGCTTCGGTCCGGGAGCCCACAGCCACGTCGCCGGCCTTCGGTGGTGGAACGTGAAGCACCCCGCTGCCTACGCACAGCGACTCGCGGCATCCGAGTCCCCCGCGGCGGGGACCGAGCGCCCCGATGAGAAGTCGCGCATGCTGGAGCGGGTCCTGCTGCTCAGCCGCATCCGCGAGGGCATCGCCGTGGACGAGCTGCATGCCGACAAACGTGCGCGCGTCGCCGGCCTCATCGCGGACGGACTCGTCGATCCCGTCGCCGCCGTGCGCGGCCGTGTGCAGCTCACGCTCCGAGGACGACTGCTCGCCGACGCCGTCGTGCGTGAGCTCACCGACTGA
- the lepA gene encoding translation elongation factor 4, whose translation MSPRALTPLQPAATPATQIRNFCIIAHIDHGKSTLADRMLQITGVVSDRDMRAQYLDRMDIERERGITIKSQAVRMPWELDGQTFALNMIDTPGHVDFTYEVSRSLAACEGAILLVDAAQGIEAQTLANLYLALENDLHIIPVLNKIDLPAADPDKYAKELASLIGGKPEDVLRVSGKTGVGVEDLLDRLVQEIPAPVGDAEAPARAMIFDSVYDAYRGVVTYVRMVDGSLSPRERIQMMSTGANHEALEVGVSSPEPTPAKGLGVGEVGYLITGVKDVRQSKVGDTITNARRPASEALAGYTDPKPMVFSGIYPIDGSDYAELREALDKLKLSDASLQYEPETSVALGFGFRCGFLGLLHLEIITERLAREFGLDLITTAPSVIYEVLTSDTGETVTVTNPSEYPDGRIGSVSEPMVNTAILLPKDYVGTVMELCQSRRGTLLGMEYFSEERVELRYTMPLGEIVFDFFDQLKSKTQGYASLDYEPAGQQEADLVKVDILLQGDKVDAFSSIVHRDKAYAYGTLMTERLRKLIPRQNFEVPIQAAIGARIIARETIRALRKDVLAKCYGGDISRKRKLLEKQKEGKKRMKMVGRVEVPQEAFIAALSGDVEGKDKK comes from the coding sequence ATGTCACCACGCGCCCTCACTCCGCTTCAGCCTGCCGCGACGCCTGCGACGCAGATCCGCAACTTCTGCATCATCGCGCACATCGACCACGGCAAGTCGACCCTCGCCGACCGCATGCTACAGATCACCGGAGTGGTCTCCGACCGCGACATGCGGGCACAGTACCTCGACCGGATGGACATCGAGCGCGAGCGCGGCATCACCATCAAGAGCCAGGCCGTGCGGATGCCGTGGGAGCTCGACGGTCAGACCTTCGCGCTCAACATGATCGACACGCCAGGGCACGTCGATTTCACCTACGAGGTCTCCCGCTCGCTGGCGGCCTGCGAGGGCGCGATCCTGCTCGTCGACGCGGCTCAGGGCATCGAGGCCCAGACGCTCGCGAACCTCTACCTGGCTCTCGAGAACGACCTGCACATCATCCCCGTCCTGAACAAGATCGACCTTCCGGCGGCTGATCCCGACAAATACGCCAAGGAGCTCGCGTCGCTCATCGGAGGCAAGCCCGAGGACGTGCTTCGCGTGTCGGGCAAGACCGGCGTGGGAGTCGAGGACCTGCTCGACCGTCTGGTCCAGGAGATCCCGGCGCCCGTCGGCGACGCCGAGGCGCCGGCACGCGCGATGATCTTCGACTCCGTCTACGACGCCTACCGCGGCGTCGTCACCTACGTGCGCATGGTCGACGGCAGCCTCTCGCCGCGCGAGCGCATCCAGATGATGTCGACGGGCGCGAACCACGAGGCGCTCGAGGTCGGTGTGTCGAGCCCCGAGCCGACCCCCGCCAAGGGACTGGGCGTCGGAGAGGTGGGCTACCTCATCACCGGTGTGAAGGACGTGCGCCAGTCCAAGGTCGGCGACACGATCACGAACGCCCGCAGGCCGGCATCCGAGGCCCTCGCCGGGTACACCGATCCCAAGCCGATGGTGTTCTCGGGCATCTACCCGATCGACGGCAGCGACTATGCGGAGCTCCGCGAGGCGCTCGACAAGCTGAAGCTCTCCGACGCCTCTCTGCAGTACGAGCCCGAGACGTCGGTCGCGCTCGGCTTCGGCTTCCGCTGCGGCTTCCTCGGCCTGCTGCACCTCGAGATCATCACCGAGCGGCTCGCCCGGGAGTTCGGGCTCGACCTCATCACGACCGCGCCGAGCGTGATCTACGAGGTGCTGACGTCGGACACGGGGGAGACCGTCACGGTCACGAACCCTAGCGAATACCCCGACGGGCGCATCGGTTCGGTGTCCGAGCCCATGGTCAACACGGCCATCCTGCTCCCGAAGGACTACGTCGGCACCGTCATGGAGCTGTGCCAGTCACGCCGAGGCACGCTCCTCGGGATGGAGTACTTCTCGGAGGAGCGCGTCGAGCTGCGGTACACCATGCCGCTCGGTGAGATCGTCTTCGACTTCTTCGACCAGTTGAAGTCGAAGACCCAGGGCTACGCGTCGCTCGACTACGAGCCGGCGGGGCAGCAGGAGGCCGACCTCGTGAAGGTCGACATCCTCCTGCAGGGCGACAAGGTCGACGCGTTCAGCTCGATCGTGCACCGCGACAAGGCCTACGCCTACGGCACGCTCATGACCGAGCGCCTGCGGAAGCTCATCCCTCGGCAGAACTTCGAGGTGCCGATCCAGGCGGCGATCGGTGCGCGGATCATCGCCCGCGAGACCATCCGCGCGCTCCGGAAGGACGTGCTCGCGAAGTGCTACGGCGGTGACATCAGCCGGAAGCGCAAGCTCCTCGAGAAGCAGAAAGAGGGCAAGAAGCGCATGAAGATGGTGGGCCGCGTCGAGGTTCCGCAGGAGGCGTTCATCGCCGCGCTCTCCGGCGACGTCGAGGGCAAGGACAAGAAGTAG
- a CDS encoding DUF1990 family protein — protein MRRGTFRDDTVDYAAVGATHAPDLMQYPPERSIPAENSWRIGSGEERFQTAGEALLSWTAQRASGLSIEDVRPAPGPAYAGVSFDAEGTPIAPSKNEVEQRFDAEGMPFVGPGMTLRLRGRVANMHADAELRVISVTEEKRRIGFVLGTVGGSVVRGEESFDIEWRDDDEVWFTVRAFDAPNSLLYRLVPALVKRRRRELFARYLRAISPLYATPV, from the coding sequence ATGCGGCGCGGGACTTTCCGAGACGACACGGTTGACTATGCGGCTGTGGGTGCGACCCATGCGCCCGATCTGATGCAGTATCCGCCGGAGCGCAGCATCCCCGCCGAGAACTCCTGGCGCATCGGCAGCGGAGAGGAACGGTTCCAGACAGCCGGCGAAGCGCTCCTGTCGTGGACGGCGCAGCGCGCATCCGGACTCAGCATCGAAGACGTGCGACCTGCCCCGGGGCCGGCATACGCGGGTGTCAGCTTCGACGCCGAGGGCACTCCGATCGCTCCGAGCAAGAACGAGGTCGAGCAGCGGTTCGACGCGGAGGGCATGCCCTTCGTCGGTCCTGGCATGACCCTGCGCCTGCGCGGACGCGTGGCGAACATGCACGCCGACGCCGAACTGCGCGTCATCTCGGTCACCGAGGAGAAGCGCCGTATCGGCTTCGTGCTCGGCACGGTCGGCGGCTCGGTCGTGCGCGGCGAGGAGTCGTTCGACATCGAATGGCGTGACGACGACGAGGTGTGGTTCACCGTCCGCGCGTTCGATGCGCCGAATTCGCTGCTCTACCGCCTGGTCCCGGCGCTCGTGAAGCGGCGCCGTCGCGAGCTGTTCGCCCGCTACCTGCGGGCCATCTCGCCGCTGTACGCGACCCCCGTCTGA
- a CDS encoding DUF1990 family protein: MALPRYERGLTRHPLGEVPRGLRGAERSVPVPEYARDAVAALITSWEFKRRAGFDTPVEEPRAGSEGTLAKRVFGVRFAEPIRVVWADAHGFGYETRPGHPIYGEESFVLDGGVFTARSVSRPSTPLWWMLTPALRVMQRSVFDRYIRTVETAIHEARRHRPGDPG, translated from the coding sequence GTGGCGCTGCCGCGGTACGAGCGCGGTCTCACCCGGCATCCGCTCGGCGAGGTTCCTCGCGGACTCCGCGGTGCTGAGCGGTCGGTCCCCGTTCCCGAGTACGCGAGGGATGCCGTCGCCGCACTGATCACGTCCTGGGAGTTCAAGCGGCGAGCGGGGTTCGACACGCCCGTCGAGGAGCCGCGGGCCGGGAGTGAGGGAACCCTCGCGAAGCGCGTGTTCGGGGTCCGCTTCGCCGAGCCGATCCGGGTCGTCTGGGCCGACGCGCACGGGTTCGGGTACGAGACGAGGCCCGGCCACCCGATCTACGGCGAGGAGTCCTTCGTCCTCGACGGCGGGGTCTTCACCGCCCGGTCGGTCTCGCGTCCGTCCACCCCGTTGTGGTGGATGCTGACGCCGGCGCTGCGAGTCATGCAGCGCTCCGTGTTCGACCGCTACATCCGCACCGTCGAGACCGCGATCCACGAAGCCCGGAGGCACCGTCCAGGCGACCCCGGGTAG
- a CDS encoding ABC transporter permease — MIKYLVRRLLGWVLMIVIATNITYFLAWLYLDPENNYVGRRPPLSPEQIDHLLRPRNLSESVPLIERWWTWLSGIVLRWDWGMGPTGESVNEQVAYRVWVSAELVLGATIITTVIGIALGVYTASRQYKLADRIGQGTSIITMNIPTVVAGFALVLLAINFNNWIGTTVFYVTGSASPGVQGFFPVLLDVVQHLTLPTLGLVITGYAQIHFLQRSLLLDNIKADYVRTARAKGLTKQQAIRKHALRTSLIPVTTQVAFTIPAVFTGAVLTETIFNWNGMGRYFIQTLNNNDIHGVVAVAAFGALMTAIGAILADITVVVLDPRVRVS, encoded by the coding sequence TTGATCAAGTATCTCGTGCGCCGCCTGCTGGGGTGGGTGCTGATGATCGTCATCGCGACGAACATCACCTACTTCCTCGCGTGGCTCTACCTCGACCCGGAGAACAATTACGTCGGTCGGCGCCCTCCGCTCTCGCCGGAGCAGATCGATCACCTCCTCCGCCCACGCAACCTCAGCGAATCCGTACCGCTGATCGAGCGCTGGTGGACATGGCTCTCCGGCATCGTCCTCCGTTGGGACTGGGGCATGGGCCCCACGGGCGAATCAGTGAACGAACAGGTCGCCTATCGCGTCTGGGTGAGCGCCGAGCTGGTCCTCGGGGCGACCATCATCACCACCGTCATCGGAATCGCGCTCGGTGTGTACACGGCTTCGCGTCAATACAAGCTCGCCGATCGCATCGGCCAGGGTACGAGCATCATCACGATGAACATCCCGACCGTCGTCGCGGGGTTCGCGCTCGTCCTCCTCGCGATCAACTTCAACAACTGGATCGGCACCACGGTCTTCTACGTCACCGGGTCCGCCAGTCCGGGGGTCCAAGGGTTCTTCCCGGTCCTTCTGGACGTCGTCCAACACTTGACGCTCCCCACTCTCGGCCTGGTCATCACGGGGTACGCGCAGATCCATTTCCTGCAGCGTTCATTGCTCCTCGACAACATCAAGGCCGATTACGTGCGCACCGCGCGAGCGAAGGGCCTGACGAAGCAGCAGGCGATCCGGAAACACGCTCTGCGCACCTCGCTGATCCCGGTGACGACGCAGGTCGCTTTCACGATCCCCGCGGTGTTCACCGGCGCGGTGCTGACCGAGACGATCTTCAACTGGAACGGCATGGGTCGCTACTTCATCCAGACCCTCAACAACAACGACATTCACGGCGTCGTCGCAGTCGCGGCGTTCGGCGCCCTCATGACGGCAATCGGTGCGATCCTCGCTGACATCACCGTCGTCGTCCTCGATCCGAGAGTGCGGGTGAGCTGA
- the hrcA gene encoding heat-inducible transcriptional repressor HrcA — protein MVSERGLQVLRAIVQDYVETHEPVGSRSIVDRYSFGVSAATIRNDMALLEDEELIAAPHTSSGRVPTDKGYRVFVDHLAQLRPLSGAQRTAIESFLTDPADLDDLMARTVRVLTQLTGQVALAQYPSFARAQLTHIELVGLAPNRLLVVLVTDAGGVSQRIALLPADVDESDMALLRARLSALLTGRAVSDAAERLQGLLAGEEHAKDAVLRALATVIVEELGTFRQERLVMAGAATLARREQDFRGSIHPLLEAIEEQVTLIRLMSEMEADAQGLSASIGTENASFGLDEASIVASNYAARSGTARVGVMGPTRMDYPSNLAAARAVARYLSRLLDEDEAAR, from the coding sequence ATGGTCAGTGAAAGAGGCCTCCAGGTGCTCCGTGCGATCGTGCAGGACTACGTCGAGACGCATGAGCCGGTCGGCAGCCGATCCATCGTCGACCGCTACTCGTTCGGCGTCTCGGCCGCCACGATCCGCAACGACATGGCTCTGCTCGAAGACGAGGAGCTCATCGCAGCGCCGCACACCTCCTCCGGTCGCGTCCCGACCGATAAGGGCTACCGCGTCTTCGTCGACCACCTCGCGCAGCTGCGTCCTCTCTCGGGTGCGCAGCGCACCGCGATCGAGTCCTTCCTGACCGACCCCGCCGACCTCGACGACCTGATGGCCCGCACCGTGCGGGTGCTCACGCAGCTCACGGGTCAGGTCGCCCTGGCGCAGTACCCCTCGTTCGCGCGGGCCCAGCTCACGCACATCGAGCTCGTCGGCCTGGCGCCGAACCGACTCCTCGTGGTGCTCGTCACGGATGCGGGCGGCGTCTCGCAGCGCATCGCCCTGCTGCCGGCCGACGTCGACGAATCCGACATGGCCCTTCTGCGGGCGCGGCTGTCGGCGCTCCTGACGGGGCGCGCGGTCAGCGATGCCGCAGAGCGACTGCAAGGGCTGCTCGCCGGTGAGGAGCACGCAAAGGATGCCGTGCTCCGCGCCCTCGCGACGGTGATCGTCGAGGAGCTGGGCACGTTCCGGCAGGAGCGGCTCGTGATGGCCGGCGCCGCGACGCTCGCGAGGCGGGAGCAGGACTTCCGCGGCAGCATCCATCCTCTCCTGGAGGCGATCGAGGAGCAGGTGACGCTCATCCGTCTGATGAGCGAGATGGAAGCGGATGCGCAGGGACTCTCCGCGAGCATCGGCACCGAGAACGCGTCGTTCGGCCTCGACGAGGCCTCGATCGTCGCGAGCAACTACGCGGCGCGCAGCGGCACCGCGCGCGTCGGCGTGATGGGGCCGACCCGCATGGACTATCCGAGCAATCTCGCGGCAGCGCGGGCGGTCGCCCGCTACCTGTCGCGACTGCTCGACGAAGACGAGGCCGCCCGCTGA
- a CDS encoding ABC transporter family substrate-binding protein → MKRHQKLMGIAALGAAFALVMSGCAPAGNGGGNGGEGDGPQTVEGADYNPQPRENLAEGGELRIPVSNIAEQLNYFHGDGDARVTQIGTWFRPQILLMDPDGTVKKNDAYLDDYSFGVEDGKTVLHFKVNEKAVWNDGTPIDVSAFKATWMAQNGENEEYVPNATDGWKEIESVEAGENDRDVIVTFKGEFAWPEMVYSQLLHPAVNTPELFNTAFLGDWHPEWGAGPYTVEDFDKTGGVVTLVPNEKWWGNAPLLDKVQFIQMEPTAAVNALRNGEVDMAETGSAELLAQVEDLDGVKTYKGQATANAIFTLNSANPALADLEVRKAVFEAINIEQIKEIIFNGLNYTEEPAGSLTLFSFQPNYINALEEAGRKDGDAEGANKLLDEAGWEVGSDGIREKDGVRLELTFPVHSDTETARARSLAVQAQLKEVGVAVNIDVRPSSEFAEDYNTQNGDIFFLNFTSSDPFGAAWFCQLYCSDSGLNLSGTGTEEIDKMIHEELETISDPEEQTKKAMEMESEIFAKTWGIIPVLNGPEIWTVKEGLANLTPEPYVGLDLFGITPVENVGYEK, encoded by the coding sequence ATGAAACGGCATCAGAAGCTGATGGGCATTGCTGCTCTCGGCGCCGCCTTCGCACTCGTCATGAGCGGTTGTGCGCCGGCAGGCAACGGAGGCGGTAACGGTGGAGAGGGCGATGGCCCCCAGACCGTCGAGGGAGCGGACTACAACCCGCAGCCTCGCGAGAACCTCGCCGAAGGCGGAGAGCTGCGCATCCCGGTCTCGAACATCGCGGAGCAGCTGAACTACTTCCACGGCGACGGTGACGCCCGCGTCACCCAGATCGGCACGTGGTTCCGTCCGCAGATCCTGCTCATGGACCCTGACGGCACGGTCAAGAAGAACGACGCCTACCTGGACGACTACTCGTTCGGTGTCGAGGATGGCAAGACCGTCCTGCACTTCAAGGTGAACGAGAAGGCAGTCTGGAACGACGGAACTCCGATCGACGTGTCCGCCTTCAAGGCGACCTGGATGGCTCAGAACGGCGAGAACGAGGAGTATGTCCCGAACGCCACAGACGGTTGGAAGGAGATCGAGTCCGTCGAGGCCGGCGAGAACGACCGCGACGTCATCGTGACCTTCAAGGGCGAGTTCGCCTGGCCCGAGATGGTGTACTCGCAGCTCCTGCACCCCGCCGTCAACACGCCGGAACTCTTCAACACGGCGTTCCTCGGCGACTGGCACCCCGAATGGGGCGCCGGCCCCTACACGGTCGAGGACTTCGACAAGACCGGCGGTGTCGTCACGCTCGTCCCCAACGAGAAGTGGTGGGGCAACGCCCCGCTCCTCGACAAGGTGCAGTTCATCCAGATGGAGCCGACTGCTGCGGTCAACGCCCTGCGCAACGGCGAGGTCGACATGGCCGAGACCGGAAGCGCCGAGCTGCTCGCCCAGGTCGAGGATCTCGACGGCGTCAAGACCTACAAGGGTCAGGCCACTGCGAACGCGATCTTCACCCTGAACTCCGCGAACCCGGCTCTTGCCGACCTCGAGGTGCGCAAGGCCGTGTTCGAGGCGATCAACATCGAGCAGATCAAGGAGATCATCTTCAACGGTCTCAACTACACCGAGGAGCCGGCGGGTTCGCTCACGCTCTTCTCGTTCCAGCCGAACTACATCAACGCACTGGAAGAGGCCGGACGCAAGGACGGCGATGCTGAGGGTGCGAACAAGCTGCTCGACGAGGCCGGCTGGGAGGTCGGTTCCGACGGAATCCGCGAGAAGGACGGCGTCCGCCTCGAGCTGACGTTCCCCGTCCACTCGGACACCGAGACCGCTCGCGCGCGTTCGCTCGCCGTGCAGGCTCAGCTCAAGGAGGTCGGCGTCGCGGTCAACATCGACGTGCGCCCCTCTTCGGAGTTCGCGGAGGACTACAACACCCAGAACGGTGACATCTTCTTCCTCAACTTCACCTCGTCCGACCCGTTCGGTGCTGCCTGGTTCTGCCAGCTCTACTGCTCCGACAGCGGTCTGAACCTCTCCGGCACCGGCACCGAGGAGATCGACAAGATGATCCACGAGGAGCTGGAGACGATCTCCGATCCCGAGGAGCAGACCAAGAAGGCCATGGAGATGGAGTCCGAGATCTTCGCGAAGACCTGGGGCATCATCCCCGTGCTCAACGGCCCGGAGATCTGGACCGTCAAGGAAGGCCTTGCGAACCTCACCCCCGAGCCCTACGTGGGTCTCGACCTCTTCGGCATCACGCCGGTAGAGAACGTGGGCTACGAGAAGTAA
- a CDS encoding ABC transporter permease yields the protein MSLESIGVSPEITEQPQAPRSRKRTSMMTLYTRRFFRNRGALLGVIILGLLVVFAIVGPLIAPYSHTDLDFLNLRKAPNADHWFGTNGSGNDNFAQVAVGLQRSMMIAAVVAIGTTVVSAIVGATAAYFGGRYERIMLAIIHFMMVVPNFLILAMISNDAGGNWLVISLVMVFIVGWFFPARIIWTLSLSIREREYVHAARYAGLSGMRIVLRHMLPNIGSLLVINFTLGVVSAVLTETALSFLGFGVKLPDVSLGALIGYGSSTLVSAPWLFYFPAAALTLLTVSMALIADGLRDALDPTSAAGGRA from the coding sequence ATGTCCCTGGAATCGATCGGGGTCTCCCCCGAGATCACCGAGCAGCCGCAGGCGCCGCGGAGCCGCAAGCGTACATCTATGATGACGCTCTACACGCGCCGGTTCTTCCGCAACCGGGGCGCCCTCCTGGGCGTCATCATCCTCGGCCTGCTGGTGGTCTTCGCGATCGTCGGTCCGCTCATCGCACCGTATAGTCACACCGATCTGGACTTCCTCAACCTGCGGAAGGCCCCGAACGCGGATCACTGGTTCGGCACGAACGGCTCCGGCAACGACAACTTCGCGCAAGTCGCCGTCGGACTCCAGCGCTCCATGATGATCGCCGCAGTGGTGGCCATCGGGACCACGGTCGTCTCTGCGATCGTGGGCGCGACCGCCGCGTACTTCGGCGGTCGCTACGAGCGCATCATGCTCGCGATCATCCACTTCATGATGGTCGTGCCGAACTTCCTGATCCTCGCCATGATCTCCAACGACGCGGGCGGAAACTGGCTGGTCATCTCTCTGGTGATGGTGTTCATCGTCGGCTGGTTCTTCCCCGCGCGCATAATCTGGACGCTGTCGCTCTCGATCCGCGAACGCGAGTACGTGCACGCGGCTCGTTACGCAGGACTATCGGGCATGCGCATCGTGCTGCGGCACATGCTTCCCAACATCGGCTCGCTGCTCGTGATCAACTTCACGCTCGGCGTCGTGTCTGCGGTCCTCACGGAAACGGCCCTGTCGTTCCTCGGATTCGGTGTGAAACTGCCGGACGTGTCGCTCGGCGCTCTCATCGGCTACGGGTCGAGCACGCTCGTGAGCGCTCCCTGGCTGTTCTACTTCCCCGCTGCGGCGCTCACGCTCCTCACCGTCTCGATGGCTCTCATCGCAGACGGACTGCGCGACGCCCTCGACCCGACCTCCGCGGCTGGAGGTCGCGCATGA
- a CDS encoding ABC transporter ATP-binding protein, with product MSTVLSVRDLKVSFPSEAGRVDAVRGVSFDLEAGKTLGIVGESGSGKSVTSLAIMGLLDENAKVTGSIVYDGQELIGKTDKQLSVIRGNGMAMVFQDPLTSLTPVFTIGDQLIEALTVHRNLSKKDAWDRSVELLTLVGIPEPERRMKSFPHEFSGGMRQRVVIAIAMANQPKLIIADEPTTALDVTIQAQILELMAKAQQETGAAMIMITHDMGVVAKTADDVLVMYAGKPVEHAPVRELFYRTRMPYSIGLLGAIPRVDKTEKVPLIPIKGNPPLLIGLPDACPFAARCPIAVDACREREPDLLPVSTDGHVSHTVACIRAEDIDDDGRIGGLPVYPIPEIPESSLNRVPREERPITLQAVNLTKTFPLMKGALFKRKVGEVHAVKGISFDVRQGETLAIVGESGSGKTTTLLQIMDLVKQEDGDIRIGGTSVADIKNRSEERKLRRDLQIVFQDPMGALDPRMTVWDIIAEPMFAIGMSRDEVFDRVEELMGLVGLDPAHSDRFPQAFSGGQRQRIGIARALSTNPKVVVLDEPVSALDVSIQAGVINLLDELKAKMGLSYLFVAHDLAVVRHIADRVAVMYKGEFVEHGDVDQVFDAPQHPYTKALLSAIPIPDPDIERTRERIILPVEGFDAEAAAAS from the coding sequence ATGAGTACTGTTCTCTCCGTCCGCGACCTCAAGGTCAGTTTCCCGTCCGAGGCGGGACGAGTGGACGCCGTCCGCGGCGTCTCGTTCGACCTCGAAGCCGGCAAAACCCTCGGCATCGTCGGGGAATCCGGTTCCGGCAAGTCCGTGACGTCGCTCGCCATCATGGGACTCCTCGATGAAAATGCGAAGGTCACCGGATCGATCGTCTACGACGGACAGGAACTGATCGGCAAGACCGACAAGCAGCTCTCCGTCATCCGCGGCAACGGCATGGCCATGGTCTTCCAGGACCCGCTGACCTCGCTCACCCCCGTGTTCACGATCGGCGACCAGCTCATCGAGGCGCTCACCGTCCACCGGAATCTGTCGAAGAAGGATGCGTGGGATCGCTCCGTCGAGCTGTTGACGCTCGTCGGCATCCCCGAGCCCGAGCGGCGGATGAAGTCGTTCCCACACGAATTCTCCGGTGGTATGCGGCAGCGCGTCGTGATCGCCATCGCGATGGCCAATCAGCCGAAGCTCATCATCGCCGACGAGCCCACGACGGCGCTCGACGTGACCATCCAAGCGCAGATCCTCGAGCTCATGGCGAAGGCGCAGCAGGAGACCGGCGCGGCGATGATCATGATCACGCACGACATGGGCGTCGTCGCCAAGACGGCCGACGATGTGCTCGTCATGTACGCGGGGAAGCCCGTGGAGCACGCCCCTGTGCGGGAACTGTTCTACCGCACCCGCATGCCTTACTCGATCGGCCTCCTCGGGGCGATCCCCCGCGTGGACAAGACCGAAAAGGTCCCCCTGATCCCGATCAAGGGGAATCCTCCGCTTCTGATCGGTCTCCCGGACGCCTGCCCGTTCGCCGCGCGTTGCCCGATCGCGGTCGATGCCTGCCGTGAGCGAGAGCCTGATCTCCTGCCCGTGTCGACTGATGGCCATGTCAGCCACACCGTCGCGTGCATCCGCGCCGAGGATATCGACGACGACGGACGCATCGGCGGCCTCCCCGTCTACCCCATTCCCGAGATCCCGGAGAGCAGTCTCAATCGCGTGCCTCGGGAGGAGCGACCGATCACGTTGCAGGCCGTGAACCTCACCAAGACCTTCCCTCTCATGAAGGGTGCTCTGTTCAAGCGCAAGGTCGGCGAGGTGCACGCTGTCAAGGGCATCAGCTTCGACGTGCGCCAGGGCGAGACGCTCGCGATCGTGGGCGAGTCCGGCAGCGGGAAGACGACAACGCTGTTGCAGATCATGGACCTCGTGAAGCAGGAGGACGGGGACATCCGCATCGGCGGAACGAGCGTCGCCGACATCAAGAATCGGTCAGAGGAGCGGAAGCTCCGACGGGATCTGCAGATCGTCTTCCAGGATCCGATGGGTGCGCTCGACCCGCGCATGACGGTCTGGGACATCATCGCCGAGCCCATGTTCGCGATCGGGATGAGCCGAGACGAGGTGTTCGACCGCGTCGAGGAGCTGATGGGCCTCGTCGGGCTCGACCCTGCGCACAGCGATCGTTTCCCGCAGGCGTTCTCGGGTGGACAGCGTCAGCGCATCGGGATCGCCCGCGCGCTGTCGACCAATCCCAAGGTCGTCGTGCTCGACGAGCCGGTCTCCGCGCTCGACGTGTCTATCCAGGCCGGCGTGATCAACCTCCTCGACGAACTCAAGGCGAAGATGGGGCTGTCGTACCTGTTCGTCGCCCACGACCTCGCCGTCGTCCGACACATCGCCGACCGTGTGGCCGTGATGTACAAGGGCGAGTTCGTCGAGCACGGAGACGTGGATCAGGTGTTCGACGCTCCGCAGCATCCGTACACGAAGGCGCTGCTGTCGGCTATCCCCATCCCCGACCCCGACATCGAGCGCACCCGCGAGCGGATCATCCTGCCCGTCGAGGGCTTCGACGCCGAAGCAGCTGCCGCGAGCTAA